In a genomic window of Melanotaenia boesemani isolate fMelBoe1 chromosome 1, fMelBoe1.pri, whole genome shotgun sequence:
- the golm2 gene encoding protein GOLM2 isoform X2, with protein sequence MIGFGANRRGGRLPSFILIFLMVIIAILSFNYWTVSNKHGRLLDELAEVQTQVKRTDAARSRLEKRNSELMVQVDTHRKQIDQKDGDYNVLEGKLQARETVIKKCTDEKMKLQNDVTAQMTEIQRLKEQLKELKQEFMKQEEHLREVKKNSTTLEKKLEYESLQCGRQITQLKNEYEETKKTLEEEASKLRQNVLNGQKGVVGRHVGGGPGMGLVGEPHAAATQRHDRQSDLKEMGKPGSDAGMPGIEDSEVGKIDEVQFALKKPAITLKHGEAPDVVVVADADHGLGAADGPRGQGFALDQPRLQQDRVDGRAAVIAPPGVLKQADKPVVFEEDNKANVKADELGEQQRHLQVPDNVKHDSEHLKRIPLPPNAAQVPNPIQPHHAKDQVAVQPVHHRQSRFFDENESPVDPQHGSKLADYNGDDGNVGEYEADKQAELAYNEEEDGDGGEEDVQDDDDRDIQGDRAVDYGKRHQNNDIL encoded by the exons ATGATTGGGTTTGGTGCAAACCGACGGGGAGGCCGCCTCCCGTCCTTCATCCTCATCTTTTTGATGGTGATTATTGCCATACTGTCTTTCAACTACTGGACAGTGTCCAACAAGCACGGCCGCTTGTTGGACGAGCTTGCAGAGGTACAGACGCAGGTGAAGCGCACGGACGCGGCGCGGAGCCGATTAGAAAAGCGGAACTCGGAGCTGATGGTGCAGGTGGACACGCACAGGAAACAGATCGACCAGAAGGATGGAGACTACAACGTCCTGGAGGGCAAGCTGCAGGCCCGTGAGACGGTCATTAAAAAGTGCACTGATGAAAAG ATGAAGTTACAGAATGATGTCACAGCCCAAATGACAGAGATACAGAGACTGAAAG AGCAGCTAAAGGAGCTGAAGCAGGAGTTTATGAAGCAAGAAGAGCATCTAAGAGAAGTGAAGAAAAATAGCACTACCTTGGAGAAAAAACTGGAGTATGAGAG TTTACAGTGTGGACGTCAGATCACACAACTGAAAAATGAGtatgaagaaacaaaaaagacccTGGAGGAAGAAGCATCCAAGCTAAGACAG AATGTATTGAATGGCCAAAAGGGTGTGGTAGGCAGACATGTAGGTGGAGGACCTGGCATGGGCCTGGTTGGAGAGCCCCATGCAGCGGCAACTCAACGGCACGACAGACAGTCAGATCTAAAAG AGATGGGCAAACCTGGCAGTGATGCTGGCATGCCTGGTATTGAAGACAGTGAGGTGGGAAAAATTGATGAAGTGCAGTTTG CGTTGAAGAAACCAGCAATCACTCTGAAGCACGGTGAGGCCCCTGATGTGGTGGTGGTAGCAGACGCCGATCATGGACTCGGAGCAGCTGATGGTCCTAGAGGTCAAGGCTTTGCGCTTGACCAGCCCAGACTCCAGCAGGACAGAGTGGATGGCCGAGCTGCAGTGATTGCACCCCCTGGGGTCCTCAAACAGGCAGACAAACCAGTAGTGTTTGAAGAAGATAATAAAGCAAATGTCAAGGCAGATGAGCTGGGAGAACAGCAAAGACATCTTCAAG TTCCTGATAATGTCAAGCATGACAGCGAACACTTGAAGAGGATTCCACTGCCCCCCAATGCTGCCCAGGTGCCCAACCCCATCCAGCCTCATCACGCCAAAGACCAAGTTGCAGTGCAGCCAGTCCACCACCGCCAAA GCCGGTTCTTTGATGAGAACGAGTCCCCAGTAGATCCGCAACACGGCTCTAAGCTAGCGGACTACAATGGGGATGATGGGAACGTTGGTGAGTATGAGGCTGACAAGCAGGCCGAGCTGGCCTAcaatgaggaagaggatggtgatggtggggaGGAAGATGTTCAAG ATGATGATGATCGGGACATACAGGGAGATCGGGCTGTGGATTATGGGAAAAGACATCAAAACAATGACATTCTTTGA
- the golm2 gene encoding protein GOLM2 isoform X3, which produces MIGFGANRRGGRLPSFILIFLMVIIAILSFNYWTVSNKHGRLLDELAEVQTQVKRTDAARSRLEKRNSELMVQVDTHRKQIDQKDGDYNVLEGKLQARETVIKKCTDEKMKLQNDVTAQMTEIQRLKEQLKELKQEFMKQEEHLREVKKNSTTLEKKLEYESLQCGRQITQLKNEYEETKKTLEEEASKLRQNVLNGQKGVVGRHVGGGPGMGLVGEPHAAATQRHDRQSDLKEEMGKPGSDAGMPGIEDSEVGKIDEVQFALKKPAITLKHGEAPDVVVVADADHGLGAADGPRGQGFALDQPRLQQDRVDGRAAVIAPPGVLKQADKPVVFEEDNKANVKADELGEQQRHLQVPDNVKHDSEHLKRIPLPPNAAQVPNPIQPHHAKDQVAVQPVHHRQNDDDRDIQGDRAVDYGKRHQNNDIL; this is translated from the exons ATGATTGGGTTTGGTGCAAACCGACGGGGAGGCCGCCTCCCGTCCTTCATCCTCATCTTTTTGATGGTGATTATTGCCATACTGTCTTTCAACTACTGGACAGTGTCCAACAAGCACGGCCGCTTGTTGGACGAGCTTGCAGAGGTACAGACGCAGGTGAAGCGCACGGACGCGGCGCGGAGCCGATTAGAAAAGCGGAACTCGGAGCTGATGGTGCAGGTGGACACGCACAGGAAACAGATCGACCAGAAGGATGGAGACTACAACGTCCTGGAGGGCAAGCTGCAGGCCCGTGAGACGGTCATTAAAAAGTGCACTGATGAAAAG ATGAAGTTACAGAATGATGTCACAGCCCAAATGACAGAGATACAGAGACTGAAAG AGCAGCTAAAGGAGCTGAAGCAGGAGTTTATGAAGCAAGAAGAGCATCTAAGAGAAGTGAAGAAAAATAGCACTACCTTGGAGAAAAAACTGGAGTATGAGAG TTTACAGTGTGGACGTCAGATCACACAACTGAAAAATGAGtatgaagaaacaaaaaagacccTGGAGGAAGAAGCATCCAAGCTAAGACAG AATGTATTGAATGGCCAAAAGGGTGTGGTAGGCAGACATGTAGGTGGAGGACCTGGCATGGGCCTGGTTGGAGAGCCCCATGCAGCGGCAACTCAACGGCACGACAGACAGTCAGATCTAAAAG AAGAGATGGGCAAACCTGGCAGTGATGCTGGCATGCCTGGTATTGAAGACAGTGAGGTGGGAAAAATTGATGAAGTGCAGTTTG CGTTGAAGAAACCAGCAATCACTCTGAAGCACGGTGAGGCCCCTGATGTGGTGGTGGTAGCAGACGCCGATCATGGACTCGGAGCAGCTGATGGTCCTAGAGGTCAAGGCTTTGCGCTTGACCAGCCCAGACTCCAGCAGGACAGAGTGGATGGCCGAGCTGCAGTGATTGCACCCCCTGGGGTCCTCAAACAGGCAGACAAACCAGTAGTGTTTGAAGAAGATAATAAAGCAAATGTCAAGGCAGATGAGCTGGGAGAACAGCAAAGACATCTTCAAG TTCCTGATAATGTCAAGCATGACAGCGAACACTTGAAGAGGATTCCACTGCCCCCCAATGCTGCCCAGGTGCCCAACCCCATCCAGCCTCATCACGCCAAAGACCAAGTTGCAGTGCAGCCAGTCCACCACCGCCAAA ATGATGATGATCGGGACATACAGGGAGATCGGGCTGTGGATTATGGGAAAAGACATCAAAACAATGACATTCTTTGA
- the golm2 gene encoding protein GOLM2 isoform X1, with product MIGFGANRRGGRLPSFILIFLMVIIAILSFNYWTVSNKHGRLLDELAEVQTQVKRTDAARSRLEKRNSELMVQVDTHRKQIDQKDGDYNVLEGKLQARETVIKKCTDEKMKLQNDVTAQMTEIQRLKEQLKELKQEFMKQEEHLREVKKNSTTLEKKLEYESLQCGRQITQLKNEYEETKKTLEEEASKLRQNVLNGQKGVVGRHVGGGPGMGLVGEPHAAATQRHDRQSDLKEEMGKPGSDAGMPGIEDSEVGKIDEVQFALKKPAITLKHGEAPDVVVVADADHGLGAADGPRGQGFALDQPRLQQDRVDGRAAVIAPPGVLKQADKPVVFEEDNKANVKADELGEQQRHLQVPDNVKHDSEHLKRIPLPPNAAQVPNPIQPHHAKDQVAVQPVHHRQSRFFDENESPVDPQHGSKLADYNGDDGNVGEYEADKQAELAYNEEEDGDGGEEDVQDDDDRDIQGDRAVDYGKRHQNNDIL from the exons ATGATTGGGTTTGGTGCAAACCGACGGGGAGGCCGCCTCCCGTCCTTCATCCTCATCTTTTTGATGGTGATTATTGCCATACTGTCTTTCAACTACTGGACAGTGTCCAACAAGCACGGCCGCTTGTTGGACGAGCTTGCAGAGGTACAGACGCAGGTGAAGCGCACGGACGCGGCGCGGAGCCGATTAGAAAAGCGGAACTCGGAGCTGATGGTGCAGGTGGACACGCACAGGAAACAGATCGACCAGAAGGATGGAGACTACAACGTCCTGGAGGGCAAGCTGCAGGCCCGTGAGACGGTCATTAAAAAGTGCACTGATGAAAAG ATGAAGTTACAGAATGATGTCACAGCCCAAATGACAGAGATACAGAGACTGAAAG AGCAGCTAAAGGAGCTGAAGCAGGAGTTTATGAAGCAAGAAGAGCATCTAAGAGAAGTGAAGAAAAATAGCACTACCTTGGAGAAAAAACTGGAGTATGAGAG TTTACAGTGTGGACGTCAGATCACACAACTGAAAAATGAGtatgaagaaacaaaaaagacccTGGAGGAAGAAGCATCCAAGCTAAGACAG AATGTATTGAATGGCCAAAAGGGTGTGGTAGGCAGACATGTAGGTGGAGGACCTGGCATGGGCCTGGTTGGAGAGCCCCATGCAGCGGCAACTCAACGGCACGACAGACAGTCAGATCTAAAAG AAGAGATGGGCAAACCTGGCAGTGATGCTGGCATGCCTGGTATTGAAGACAGTGAGGTGGGAAAAATTGATGAAGTGCAGTTTG CGTTGAAGAAACCAGCAATCACTCTGAAGCACGGTGAGGCCCCTGATGTGGTGGTGGTAGCAGACGCCGATCATGGACTCGGAGCAGCTGATGGTCCTAGAGGTCAAGGCTTTGCGCTTGACCAGCCCAGACTCCAGCAGGACAGAGTGGATGGCCGAGCTGCAGTGATTGCACCCCCTGGGGTCCTCAAACAGGCAGACAAACCAGTAGTGTTTGAAGAAGATAATAAAGCAAATGTCAAGGCAGATGAGCTGGGAGAACAGCAAAGACATCTTCAAG TTCCTGATAATGTCAAGCATGACAGCGAACACTTGAAGAGGATTCCACTGCCCCCCAATGCTGCCCAGGTGCCCAACCCCATCCAGCCTCATCACGCCAAAGACCAAGTTGCAGTGCAGCCAGTCCACCACCGCCAAA GCCGGTTCTTTGATGAGAACGAGTCCCCAGTAGATCCGCAACACGGCTCTAAGCTAGCGGACTACAATGGGGATGATGGGAACGTTGGTGAGTATGAGGCTGACAAGCAGGCCGAGCTGGCCTAcaatgaggaagaggatggtgatggtggggaGGAAGATGTTCAAG ATGATGATGATCGGGACATACAGGGAGATCGGGCTGTGGATTATGGGAAAAGACATCAAAACAATGACATTCTTTGA